Proteins encoded together in one Neisseria lactamica window:
- the yhhB gene encoding cyclophane-forming radical SAM/SPASM peptide maturase YhhB: MIDTVLLKVASRCNLNCTYCYVYHLGDDGWKDNPKLLSEKSIDDIEKSLFDLYSFQGKSFAIVLHGGEPFLLPKHRLEYLLKKLRHRLPEYTTVSIQTNGLLLTEELITLCYTYNVTISISLDGPQNINDEMRLDHLGRGSFYRIMDSLRLIKNHPFSNQVFTGCLAVINPLSNPKEIYNFFKKLNIPSVNFLMRDGNHDRYPFGKSSFESLEYGKWLESLWNLYFYDPNPIPIAFFDNYVKLLIGGFSSKEGTGTETSGILIIDTNGDITKNDTLKSTKNRADRFEFSWNVSKNNLIELIQSNEFKDYLKLQNPISKECKNCRYLSICGGGMPLYRWSDKNGFDNPSVFCQDHIHIIETISNTLEKYL, translated from the coding sequence ATGATTGATACTGTTTTATTGAAAGTCGCCAGTAGGTGCAATCTGAATTGCACCTACTGTTATGTGTACCATTTAGGCGATGACGGTTGGAAAGATAATCCAAAACTGCTTAGTGAAAAGAGCATTGACGATATTGAGAAATCTTTGTTTGACTTATACTCTTTTCAAGGAAAAAGTTTTGCAATTGTTCTTCATGGAGGCGAACCCTTTTTATTGCCAAAACATCGGCTTGAATATTTATTGAAAAAATTGCGGCATCGATTACCTGAATACACTACTGTTTCAATTCAAACTAACGGGCTTCTTCTTACAGAAGAATTGATTACACTTTGTTATACATATAACGTAACTATTTCTATCAGCTTGGACGGTCCGCAAAACATCAATGATGAAATGAGGCTGGATCATTTAGGACGTGGTTCATTTTACCGCATTATGGATAGTCTTCGTCTGATAAAAAACCATCCATTTTCAAATCAAGTTTTTACTGGTTGCTTGGCTGTTATTAACCCTTTAAGTAACCCTAAAGAGATTTATAATTTTTTTAAAAAATTAAATATTCCAAGTGTTAATTTCTTAATGAGAGACGGCAATCATGACCGATACCCTTTTGGAAAATCAAGTTTTGAATCATTAGAATATGGAAAATGGCTGGAATCTTTATGGAATTTATATTTTTATGACCCCAACCCTATCCCTATAGCATTTTTTGATAACTACGTCAAACTGCTGATTGGAGGATTTAGTTCGAAAGAAGGGACGGGAACTGAAACTTCAGGCATTTTGATTATTGATACAAATGGAGATATTACCAAGAACGATACCCTAAAGAGTACAAAAAATCGGGCAGACAGATTCGAGTTTTCGTGGAATGTATCCAAGAATAATTTAATTGAACTAATCCAATCTAATGAATTTAAAGATTACCTGAAACTTCAAAATCCGATATCAAAAGAATGTAAAAATTGTCGATATTTATCAATCTGTGGCGGTGGGATGCCCCTATATCGTTGGAGTGATAAAAACGGATTTGATAATCCATCCGTATTCTGCCAAGATCATATACATATCATTGAAACCATATCAAACACATTAGAAAAATACCTATGA
- the yhhC gene encoding cyclophane-containing peptide 2OG-Fe(II) oxygenase YhhC produces the protein MKINTNNIQCNKIPFPHAFSKNFLDGQQAKDILEWLEIAPWHLTVTDFYSQYEFLLDIQNVPKNLQFLISDETKQRLKNLMENLFSCRLKDTVEIVAHRLLDNQIIKIHNDYIEEADFEAESHRLLIQLNHGWSADNGGYLMIFNSKNPQDIANIILPEHRSMFAFEISKESHHAVSKIYSGCRYTLIFNFYRII, from the coding sequence ATGAAGATAAATACAAATAATATTCAATGCAATAAAATACCTTTTCCTCATGCTTTTTCTAAAAATTTTTTAGACGGGCAACAAGCAAAAGATATTTTAGAATGGTTGGAAATTGCCCCTTGGCATTTAACTGTTACAGATTTCTACAGCCAGTACGAATTTTTACTTGATATACAGAATGTACCAAAAAATCTACAATTTTTGATTAGTGATGAAACAAAACAAAGATTAAAGAATTTAATGGAGAATTTATTTTCATGCCGACTAAAGGATACTGTCGAGATAGTTGCCCATCGCTTATTAGACAATCAAATCATCAAAATTCACAATGATTACATTGAAGAGGCTGATTTCGAAGCCGAATCGCATCGCCTGCTTATTCAACTAAATCACGGCTGGTCTGCTGATAATGGAGGATATTTAATGATTTTTAACAGCAAAAATCCACAGGATATAGCCAATATAATTTTACCGGAGCATCGAAGTATGTTTGCATTTGAAATATCAAAAGAATCTCATCACGCCGTTAGCAAAATTTATTCCGGTTGCCGCTACACCCTGATTTTTAATTTCTACAGAATTATTTGA
- the mltB gene encoding lytic murein transglycosylase B, with protein MKKRKILLPVICLAALSACTAMETRPPRADEAQAPRADEMKKESRPAFDAAAVPVSDSGFAANANVRRFVDDEVGKGDFSRAEWQDFFDKAAYKADIVKIMHRPSTSRPWYVFRTGNSGRAKFHGAHRFYAENRAVVDDVAQKYGVPAELIVAVIGIETNYGKNTGSFRVADALATLGFDYPRRAGFFQKELVELLKLAKEEGGDVFAFKGSYAGAMGMPQFMPSSYRKWAVDYDGDGHRDIWGNVGDVAASVANYMKQHGWRTGGKILVSATLAPGADVQAIIGEKTALTRTVADLKAYGIIPGEELADDEKAVLFKLETAPGVFEYYLGLNNFYTVWQYNHSRMYVTAVRDIANSLGGPGL; from the coding sequence ATGAAAAAGAGAAAAATACTGCTCCCGGTAATTTGTTTGGCGGCTTTGTCTGCCTGTACGGCGATGGAGACCCGCCCGCCCCGGGCAGATGAAGCCCAAGCCCCCCGCGCGGATGAAATGAAAAAAGAAAGCCGCCCCGCGTTTGACGCGGCAGCCGTACCGGTATCAGACAGCGGGTTTGCCGCCAATGCAAATGTCCGCCGTTTTGTGGACGATGAAGTCGGGAAAGGAGATTTTTCCCGGGCGGAATGGCAGGATTTTTTTGACAAAGCGGCTTACAAGGCGGACATCGTCAAGATTATGCACCGCCCCTCCACATCGCGTCCGTGGTATGTGTTCCGCACGGGAAATTCGGGCAGGGCGAAATTTCACGGCGCGCACCGGTTTTATGCGGAAAACCGCGCAGTTGTCGATGATGTGGCGCAAAAATACGGCGTGCCTGCCGAGCTTATCGTGGCGGTTATCGGGATTGAAACGAATTACGGCAAAAATACGGGCAGTTTCCGTGTGGCGGACGCATTGGCGACTTTAGGCTTTGATTACCCCCGCCGCGCCGGGTTCTTCCAAAAAGAATTGGTCGAGCTTTTAAAGCTGGCAAAAGAAGAGGGCGGCGATGTTTTCGCCTTTAAAGGCAGCTATGCGGGCGCAATGGGTATGCCGCAATTTATGCCTTCGAGCTACCGGAAATGGGCGGTGGATTATGACGGGGACGGACATCGGGACATATGGGGCAACGTCGGCGATGTCGCGGCATCGGTTGCCAATTATATGAAGCAGCACGGTTGGCGCACGGGCGGGAAAATACTGGTGTCTGCAACATTGGCGCCGGGTGCGGATGTTCAGGCAATCATTGGCGAAAAAACCGCCCTGACGCGGACGGTGGCGGATTTGAAGGCGTACGGCATCATCCCCGGCGAAGAGCTTGCAGATGATGAAAAGGCGGTTTTGTTCAAACTGGAAACCGCACCCGGCGTGTTTGAATATTATTTGGGCTTGAACAATTTTTATACGGTATGGCAGTACAACCACAGCCGGATGTATGTAACGGCGGTCAGGGACATTGCCAATTCGCTTGGCGGCCCGGGATTGTAA
- the yhhA gene encoding YhhA family cyclophane-containing RiPP (triceptide-type peptide natural product; maturases include a radical SAM/SPASM enzyme and a 2OG-Fe(II) oxygenase) — MLNKNHSVDQKMPINHPLLSRLIKEVENEQKTAMMFKYDRTHNRHNRGQ, encoded by the coding sequence ATGCTGAATAAAAATCACTCAGTTGACCAAAAAATGCCTATTAACCACCCATTACTTTCTCGATTGATTAAAGAAGTTGAGAATGAGCAGAAAACAGCGATGATGTTCAAATATGACCGCACGCACAACCGTCATAATCGTGGTCAGTAA